A window from Triticum aestivum cultivar Chinese Spring chromosome 6D, IWGSC CS RefSeq v2.1, whole genome shotgun sequence encodes these proteins:
- the LOC123142881 gene encoding uncharacterized protein, with translation MDKNTAQVRAVTLLLLIICLLATQARCRTMDDGGEKISLPYGLCVHDKTSFACKGERCYCCRVAVEVCYLSMDECMKECVKKMGPPPAAGGGGGNASPIA, from the exons ATGGATAAGAACACGGCCCAGGTCCGCGCGGTCACGCTTCTCCTCCTCATCATATGCCTCCTAGCTACCCAGGCGCGAT GCCGGACCATGGACGATGGCGGCGAGAAGATCAGTTTGCCCTACGGGCTGTGCGTCCACGATAAGACGTCGTTTGCCTGCAAGGGCGAGCGCTGCTACTGCTGTCGCGTGGCCGTGGAAGTTTGCTATTTGTCGATGGACGAGTGCATGAAGGAGTGCGTCAAGAAAATGgggccgccgccggcggccgggGGCGGTGGTGGCAACGCCTCTCCGATAGCTTAG